AGGTTCGCCTTTGTCTAAGCATAGGCAAATATTTTCGCGGAAGTTCTGATGCAAGGGAAAGTCGTTCCGTAAGCTTCCCAATTAGGTTGACAGTCCTAAAGTAGAGAGTTCGTATTTTTTCAACACCTCAACAGGTGTCATTCCTTGAAGAGAATCGTGATCGCGTTCCTCGTTGTATTCCAACATCCAGGCCCACGAGATTTCACG
The DNA window shown above is from Gammaproteobacteria bacterium and carries:
- a CDS encoding IS3 family transposase, with amino-acid sequence REISWAWMLEYNEERDHDSLQGMTPVEVLKKYELSTLGLST